A region from the Geobacter benzoatilyticus genome encodes:
- a CDS encoding methyl-accepting chemotaxis protein: protein MKWFNNFKVGTKLIAGFVSVAMVAAIIGVVGILKIHQLKDESIKLNEKVTVPLGDLGNMSVAFQRIRINLRDAVEEREPTERQHNVEKILQLRQIITERAERFEKTILTEDGRRLFTEFKETRKAYIGLSDKVLQLDEAGRDAEAVELMHGDAKKAAFHEQELLDKLMESKEKQAKLTAENNNAVATSASRLMTMLAVIGVIMAVGLGLIISRIITAPLGKAVEVANRLADGDLTVDVVATSGDETGQVLSAMGNMVRSLRDMVIQTVTISTGIAAASSQLHATSEQIATGAEEVASQSGTVATASEEMAATSSDIARNCGAAADASMQSTASATAGAKIVQETITGMGVIADRVRQTSRTVEALGTRSEEIGEIIGTIEDIADQTNLLALNAAIEAARAGEQGRGFAVVADEVRALAERTTKATKEIGAMIKTIQSETRDAVRAMDEGVQEAEKGAVSAQKSGEALEDILSRINEVAMQVSQIATAAEQQTATTSEVTTNIQQITEVVHQTANGAEETAGAAAQLARQATDLQTLVSRFSLA from the coding sequence ATGAAATGGTTCAACAATTTCAAGGTTGGCACGAAGCTCATTGCAGGATTTGTTTCGGTGGCCATGGTCGCCGCCATCATCGGGGTTGTCGGCATCTTGAAGATTCACCAGCTTAAAGACGAAAGCATTAAACTCAACGAAAAGGTAACCGTTCCCCTGGGCGATCTGGGCAACATGTCTGTCGCCTTCCAGCGGATCAGGATTAACTTGCGCGACGCAGTGGAAGAGAGAGAGCCGACGGAACGACAGCATAATGTGGAAAAAATCCTTCAGCTTCGCCAAATAATAACCGAGAGGGCTGAACGCTTCGAAAAGACAATCCTGACCGAAGATGGGCGGAGACTTTTTACCGAGTTCAAGGAAACACGAAAGGCGTACATAGGGCTTTCCGACAAAGTATTGCAGCTCGACGAAGCCGGCAGGGATGCCGAGGCGGTGGAGCTGATGCATGGCGACGCCAAGAAAGCGGCATTTCACGAGCAGGAGTTGCTGGACAAGCTGATGGAGTCGAAAGAGAAGCAGGCCAAGCTGACCGCAGAAAATAACAACGCCGTTGCCACATCGGCCTCGCGGCTTATGACTATGCTCGCGGTTATCGGCGTGATTATGGCCGTCGGCCTCGGCTTGATCATCTCCCGGATAATCACCGCCCCATTGGGCAAGGCAGTCGAAGTCGCCAACCGCTTGGCCGACGGCGACCTGACGGTTGATGTCGTCGCCACGTCGGGCGACGAGACCGGACAGGTGCTCTCCGCCATGGGAAACATGGTGAGAAGCCTCCGTGACATGGTAATCCAGACCGTAACCATATCCACAGGCATCGCGGCCGCCTCCTCACAGCTCCATGCAACGTCCGAGCAGATCGCCACCGGCGCGGAAGAAGTGGCCTCCCAGAGCGGCACCGTTGCCACGGCGAGTGAAGAAATGGCAGCCACCAGTTCGGACATCGCCCGCAACTGCGGTGCAGCAGCCGATGCCTCCATGCAGTCCACCGCATCGGCAACCGCCGGCGCCAAGATCGTTCAGGAAACCATAACCGGCATGGGGGTCATCGCCGACCGGGTGCGCCAGACGTCCAGAACGGTTGAAGCCCTGGGAACCCGCTCGGAGGAAATCGGCGAAATCATCGGAACCATTGAGGACATCGCCGATCAGACGAACCTTCTGGCCCTGAACGCCGCCATTGAAGCTGCGCGAGCCGGGGAACAGGGACGCGGCTTCGCCGTTGTCGCCGACGAAGTGCGGGCGCTGGCAGAGCGCACCACCAAGGCCACCAAGGAGATCGGTGCCATGATCAAGACGATCCAGAGCGAGACCCGGGATGCAGTACGCGCCATGGACGAGGGGGTTCAGGAGGCCGAAAAGGGTGCGGTGTCGGCCCAGAAATCGGGTGAAGCGCTGGAAGATATCCTGAGCCGCATAAACGAAGTGGCCATGCAGGTGAGCCAGATAGCCACCGCTGCCGAGCAGCAGACCGCAACCACCAGTGAAGTGACCACCAACATCCAGCAGATCACAGAAGTGGTGCACCAGACGGCAAACGGGGCCGAGGAAACGGCCGGGGCGGCGGCACAGCTTGCCCGGCAGGCTACCGACTTGCAGACCCTTGTGAGCCGGTTCAGCCTGGCATGA
- a CDS encoding response regulator, whose translation MPNTNGAGGPGKNLSGNSLAGKRILLAEDALCNQRLAVATLTKAGMEVTIANNGAEAIELVKEQNFDLVIMDIMMPVMDGLTAAHQIRQLSKPGIDALPILAFTASENDDDVRASINAGMNGYLCKPYPPAALLQEIGRLLQLPCGTVAPAAEAQQCPETNGESPNRPLPTDWEEGIRQIGGNRDLHRQLLRQFVKDYGETAEEVRAEMERGNRCRAADIAHAIKSAAGLVAALQLQTIARDLETALRKGSECCDPLLALFVAEFDAVLTAVGKHLATGKTTTHPS comes from the coding sequence ATGCCGAACACCAATGGGGCAGGAGGCCCCGGGAAAAATCTCTCGGGGAATTCACTGGCCGGCAAGCGGATACTCCTGGCGGAGGACGCCCTTTGCAATCAGAGACTCGCAGTCGCTACCCTGACAAAAGCCGGCATGGAGGTAACTATCGCCAATAACGGTGCCGAAGCAATCGAGTTGGTCAAGGAGCAGAACTTCGACCTGGTGATCATGGACATCATGATGCCGGTCATGGATGGGCTGACGGCTGCCCATCAGATCCGCCAACTATCGAAGCCAGGCATCGACGCCCTCCCCATCCTCGCTTTCACGGCCAGCGAAAATGACGATGATGTCCGGGCAAGCATCAATGCCGGCATGAACGGCTACCTATGCAAACCGTATCCTCCTGCAGCCCTGCTGCAGGAGATAGGCCGCCTGCTTCAGCTTCCTTGCGGCACTGTCGCGCCGGCGGCAGAGGCGCAACAGTGCCCCGAAACAAACGGCGAATCGCCAAACCGGCCTTTGCCCACCGATTGGGAAGAGGGCATCAGGCAAATCGGGGGGAATCGCGATCTGCACCGGCAACTGCTGCGGCAATTCGTGAAGGACTACGGGGAAACGGCCGAGGAAGTACGCGCGGAAATGGAAAGGGGGAACCGATGCCGGGCAGCCGATATCGCCCACGCCATCAAGAGCGCCGCCGGCCTGGTGGCGGCGTTGCAACTCCAGACCATTGCCCGTGACCTCGAGACGGCTCTGCGAAAAGGTTCCGAATGCTGCGACCCTCTCCTTGCCCTTTTTGTTGCCGAGTTCGACGCGGTGCTCACAGCCGTGGGCAAACACCTTGCCACCGGAAAAACGACAACACATCCATCCTAG
- a CDS encoding chemotaxis protein CheW, with translation MAHALVAEEPAAVRYELTQLVSFTVEGEQFGVDVLKVSEIIRLPSITHVPTAPPYVEGIINLRGSLIPVISMRERFGFQLAESDSRTRIIVMTVGNSLMGFKVDTVSEVMRVSGSDIQYPPTMLSGSDSHQCLIGVINLAAQMLIIIDPEKMFSEAEVEQVFLKQQITGVDE, from the coding sequence ATGGCACATGCCCTTGTTGCAGAGGAACCGGCAGCGGTGAGATACGAACTGACGCAACTCGTCAGCTTTACCGTCGAGGGAGAGCAATTCGGGGTTGACGTATTAAAAGTAAGCGAAATAATACGGCTTCCCTCCATTACCCACGTTCCAACAGCCCCCCCATACGTGGAAGGGATCATCAACCTTAGGGGAAGCTTGATTCCTGTCATATCTATGCGCGAGAGGTTTGGCTTTCAACTGGCCGAAAGCGACAGCCGGACCCGGATCATCGTCATGACCGTCGGGAACTCCCTGATGGGATTCAAGGTTGATACCGTTTCCGAGGTAATGCGTGTCTCGGGGAGCGACATCCAGTATCCCCCCACCATGCTGTCAGGCAGCGACAGCCACCAATGCCTCATCGGGGTAATCAACCTGGCGGCTCAGATGCTGATCATTATTGACCCGGAAAAGATGTTTTCGGAAGCCGAGGTGGAACAAGTTTTTCTAAAGCAACAAATAACAGGAGTCGATGAATAA